The Cottoperca gobio chromosome 6, fCotGob3.1, whole genome shotgun sequence genome has a segment encoding these proteins:
- the kras gene encoding GTPase KRas, protein MTEYKLVVVGAGGVGKSALTIQLIQNHFVDEYDPTIEDSYRKQVVIDGETCLLDILDTAGQEEYSAMRDQYMRTGEGFLCVFAINNTKSFEDIHHYREQIKRVKDSEDVPMVLVGNKCDLPSRTVDTKQAQDLARSYGIPFIETSAKTRQGVDDAFYTLVREIRKHKEKMSKEGKKKKKKSKTKCTLM, encoded by the exons ATGACAGAATATAAGCTGGTAGTCGTGGGAGCTGGTGGTGTTGGCAAGAGCGCACTTACTATTCAGCTCATCCAGAATCACTTTGTGGATGAATATGACCCCACCATTGAG GACTCCTACAGAAAGCAGGTAGTGATCGACGGAGAGACGTGTCTGCTGGACATCCTGGACACTGCAGGTCAGGAGGAGTACAGCGCCATGAGGGATCAGTACATGAGGACAGGGGAGGGCTTCCTCTGTGTCTTTGCCATCAACAACACCAAGTCTTTTGAGGACATTCACCACTATAG AGAACAGATTAAGCGGGTGAAGGACTCCGAGGACGTCCCGATGGTGTTGGTGGGGAACAAGTGTGACCTCCCGTCCCGGACAGTGGACACCAAGCAGGCTCAGGACTTAGCACGCAGTTACGGCATTCCCTTTATCGAGACCTCTGCCAAAACCAGACAG ggTGTTGATGATGCCTTTTACACATTAGTGCGAGAAATCCGGAAGCATAAGGAGAAGATGAGCAAGGAgggcaaaaagaagaaaaagaagtccAAGACAAAGTGTACACTTATGTGA